In the Acropora muricata isolate sample 2 chromosome 10, ASM3666990v1, whole genome shotgun sequence genome, one interval contains:
- the LOC136930410 gene encoding uncharacterized protein, producing the protein MLHLLEVLVLLEALDLIELLAVLEVLDLLEVLDLLQVLELFEVLAIFEVLDLLKVLDLLEVLAVFEVLGLLEVLDLLEVLEILQVLDLLEVLAVLEVLDLLEALDLLEVLDLLEALDLLEALDLLEVLDLLEVLDLLEVLAVFKVLRLLEVLDLLEVLDLLEVLDLLEVLAVFEVLGLLEVLDLLEMLEILQVLDLLEVLAVLEVLDLLEALDLLEVLELLEALDLLEVLDLLEMLEILQVLDLLEVLAVLEVLDLLEMLEILQVLDLLEVLAVLQVLDLLEVLDFLEALDLLEALDLLEVLDLLEVLDLLEVLDLLEVLDSLEVLAVVEVLGLLEVLDLLEVLDLLEALHLLEVLDLLEALDLLEVLAVLEVLDLLEVLDLLEVLDLLEVLHLFDLLDLLEVLDLLEVLDLLEVLYLFDLLDLVEVLGLLEVLAVLEVFDLVELEFGERNEL; encoded by the exons atgcttcacttacttgaggtgcttgtcTTACTTGAGGCGCTTGACTTAATTGAACTGCTTGCCgttcttgaggtgcttgacttacttgaggtgcttgacttacttcaGGTGCTTGAGTTATTTGAGGTGCTTGCGATatttgaggtgcttgacttacttaaggtgcttgacttacttgaggtgcttgccgtatttgaggtgcttggcttacttgaggtgcttgacttacttgaagTGCTTGAAATACTTCAGGTGCtggacttacttgaggtgcttgccgtacttgaggtgcttgacttacttgaggcgctggacttacttgaggtgcttgacttacttgaggcgCTGGACTTACTTGAGGCGCtggacttacttgaggtgcttgacttacttgaggtgctggacttacttgaggtgcttgccgtattTAAGGTGCTTagattacttgaggtgcttgacttacttgaagtgcttgacttacttgaggtgcttgacttacttgaggtgcttgccgtatttgaggtgcttggcttacttgaggtgcttgacttacttgaaaTGCTTGAAATACTTCAGGTGCtggacttacttgaggtgcttgccgtacttgaggtgcttgacttacttgaggcgctggacttacttgaggtgcttgaatTACTTGAGGCGCtggacttacttgaggtgcttgacttacttgaaaTGCTTGAAATACTTCAGGTGCtggacttacttgaggtgcttgccgtacttgaggtgcttgacttacttgaaaTGCTTGAAATACTTCAGGTGCtggacttacttgaggtgcttgccgtacttcaGGTGCtggacttacttgaggtgcttgacttccTTGAGGCGCTGGACCTACTTGAGGCGCtggacttacttgaggtgcttgacttacttgaggtgcttgacttacttgaggtgcttgacttacttgaggtgcttgactcacttgaggtgcttgccgtagttgaggtgcttggcttacttgaggtgcttgacttgcTTGaagtgcttgacttacttgaggcgctacacttacttgaggtgcttgacttacttgaggcgctggacttacttgag gtgcttgccgtacttgaggtgcttgacttacttgaggtgcttgacttacttgaggtgcttgacttacttgaggtgcttcacttattCGActtgcttgacttacttgaggtgcttgacttacttgaggtgcttgacttacttgaggtgctttacTTATTCGACTTGCTTGACTTagttgaggtgcttggcttgcttgaggtgcttgccgtacttgaggtgttTGACTTAGTTGAG cttgagtttggagaaaggAATGAATTATGA